In Helicobacter mastomyrinus, a single genomic region encodes these proteins:
- the neuB gene encoding N-acetylneuraminate synthase has translation MTKVTIIAEAGVNHNGDMALAKQLIDVAAEAGADIVKFQTAKAENVVSRFAQKAEYQIENTGNAEQSQLEMIQKLVLDDSAWQPLMEYCDKKGITFLSTPFDIKSIDLLHKFGLQTFKIPSGEITNLPYLRRIGALNKKVILSTGMANLGEIESAIDVLTQCGTKRENITLLQCNTEYPTPFCDVNLKAMNTLHNAFHLPVGYSDHTPGISIPLAAVGMGATIIEKHFTLDKNMEGPDHKASLEPHELKAMVQGIREIELALGDGIKRTSPSEAKNKPIARKSIVANCAIKKGEILSEVNLYAKRPAGGISPMEWDNVVGKKAIRDFAPDEMIEL, from the coding sequence ATGACAAAAGTTACCATTATTGCTGAAGCGGGAGTAAATCATAATGGTGATATGGCTCTTGCAAAACAGCTTATTGACGTAGCAGCAGAAGCTGGAGCGGATATTGTAAAATTCCAAACAGCCAAGGCTGAAAATGTCGTAAGTCGCTTTGCGCAAAAAGCAGAATATCAAATAGAAAATACCGGTAATGCAGAGCAATCTCAACTTGAAATGATACAAAAACTCGTGCTTGATGATAGCGCGTGGCAGCCCCTTATGGAGTATTGTGATAAAAAGGGGATAACATTTCTCTCTACACCTTTTGATATCAAAAGTATAGATTTACTGCATAAGTTTGGATTACAAACCTTTAAGATTCCAAGTGGAGAAATCACAAATCTCCCATATCTCCGCCGCATAGGTGCTTTAAATAAAAAAGTAATCCTCTCTACAGGTATGGCGAATCTAGGAGAAATAGAATCTGCTATTGATGTATTAACACAATGTGGCACCAAACGTGAAAATATCACACTTTTGCAGTGCAATACTGAATACCCCACACCATTTTGTGATGTCAATCTCAAAGCAATGAATACCCTACACAATGCCTTTCATTTGCCCGTTGGCTATTCTGATCACACACCGGGTATTTCAATCCCTCTAGCCGCTGTCGGTATGGGAGCAACGATAATAGAAAAGCATTTCACTCTTGATAAAAATATGGAGGGTCCTGACCACAAGGCAAGCCTTGAGCCACACGAGCTTAAGGCAATGGTGCAAGGCATACGTGAAATAGAACTTGCCCTTGGTGATGGTATCAAAAGAACAAGCCCAAGTGAAGCAAAAAATAAGCCTATTGCGCGTAAATCTATTGTCGCAAATTGTGCGATTAAAAAAGGTGAGATTCTAAGCGAGGTAAATCTCTATGCTAAACGTCCCGCGGGCGGTATCTCTCCGATGGAATGGGATAATGTAGTTGGCAAAAAAGCTATCCGCGATTTCGCTCCTGATGAAATGATAGAGCTCTAA
- a CDS encoding FkbM family methyltransferase, whose translation MDIEGGELNALKGAKETITTYRPKLAICMYHRREDFITLPQFILSLNPHYKLYLRNRNPLAEDTILFAINDT comes from the coding sequence ATGGATATAGAAGGAGGGGAGCTAAACGCCCTCAAAGGCGCAAAAGAAACGATTACTACCTATCGTCCAAAACTTGCTATTTGTATGTATCACAGACGTGAGGACTTTATCACCTTGCCACAATTTATACTTTCGCTTAATCCGCACTATAAGCTCTATTTGCGTAATCGCAATCCTCTAGCAGAAGATACTATACTCTTTGCCATTAATGATACTTAA
- a CDS encoding galactoside O-acetyltransferase: MKAAHTQTTLMESQRNNGHYTQSELESFGFKSLGKCVLISRLAQIYTPSLISIDDYVRIDDFVILSGAIHLGRFLHIGAYASITGGNGKDSSVSMGDFCGMSSYSKIFATTDDFAGGYLVCPCVPFTLRNVRASHIQLERHCHIGSHSLILPQSHFCIGASLGPMSLNMGRKFKAWHYYYGNPAKPIYKIDSHNVLDKETILLNSTLKEQLC, encoded by the coding sequence ATGAAAGCAGCACATACGCAAACTACCCTTATGGAATCACAGCGGAACAATGGGCATTACACACAAAGCGAATTAGAATCCTTTGGCTTTAAAAGCCTAGGTAAATGCGTCCTTATCTCTCGCCTAGCACAAATCTACACCCCTAGCCTCATAAGCATTGACGATTATGTGCGTATTGATGATTTTGTTATCTTAAGCGGAGCGATACACCTAGGAAGATTCTTGCATATTGGGGCTTATGCGAGTATCACAGGAGGAAATGGCAAAGATTCAAGTGTAAGTATGGGGGATTTTTGCGGTATGAGTAGTTATAGTAAGATTTTTGCTACTACTGATGATTTTGCCGGAGGCTATCTTGTATGTCCTTGTGTGCCTTTTACCTTGCGTAATGTAAGAGCCTCACATATCCAGCTAGAGCGGCATTGCCATATTGGAAGTCATAGTCTTATTTTACCTCAAAGCCATTTTTGTATAGGAGCGAGTTTGGGACCTATGAGTCTTAATATGGGGCGTAAATTTAAGGCTTGGCATTACTATTATGGCAATCCAGCAAAGCCCATCTACAAGATAGATTCACACAATGTCTTAGATAAAGAGACAATCTTATTAAACTCAACTCTAAAGGAGCAATTATGCTAG
- a CDS encoding SDR family oxidoreductase produces the protein MQTNAFLVSGGSSGIGADIALSLNALGAKIIAIGRDSAKLESKRKKAINPHLFIPISKDISQFYELDKWALNLAKEYGSFDGAVLSAGSQQIAPITSVLSVENALEIFNINYFGNLQLIKGLLDRRAKSNIGASFIWISSNASIKAQKGLCNYSASKAGVNASVRSLALEIAPKYRINAISPGFTMTEMIENWSSIYDKDYIESMDKSYPLGIGKPSQITPLVCFLLSEDSTWITGQNIIIDGGGSL, from the coding sequence TTGCAAACAAATGCTTTTTTGGTAAGTGGAGGCAGTAGCGGTATAGGCGCAGATATAGCCTTAAGTCTTAATGCGCTTGGTGCTAAAATCATTGCCATAGGGAGAGATAGCGCTAAATTAGAATCTAAGCGCAAAAAGGCTATCAATCCTCATCTTTTTATCCCCATCAGTAAGGATATTAGTCAATTTTATGAGTTGGACAAATGGGCTTTAAATCTCGCTAAAGAATATGGTAGCTTTGATGGTGCGGTGCTATCTGCTGGATCCCAGCAGATAGCACCAATTACATCGGTGCTATCTGTGGAGAACGCGCTCGAAATTTTTAATATTAACTATTTTGGCAATTTGCAGCTCATAAAAGGCTTACTTGATAGGAGGGCAAAAAGCAATATAGGGGCGAGTTTTATATGGATAAGCTCAAATGCAAGTATCAAGGCACAAAAGGGCTTATGTAATTATAGTGCGTCTAAGGCAGGAGTGAATGCAAGTGTGCGGAGCTTAGCTCTTGAGATCGCACCTAAATATCGAATCAATGCCATAAGTCCGGGCTTTACAATGACAGAAATGATAGAAAATTGGAGTAGCATATATGACAAAGATTATATAGAATCTATGGATAAGTCTTACCCGCTAGGCATTGGTAAGCCATCGCAAATCACGCCCTTAGTATGCTTCCTCCTTAGTGAAGATTCTACTTGGATAACTGGACAAAATATTATAATTGATGGAGGGGGCAGCTTATGA
- a CDS encoding acyl carrier protein — protein MTTQEFLTHLSDAMQRDEALSPEMSLDSLEEWDSLAIISLISLYEHLFHISLTGNALKECKNVADLLALAKDKLED, from the coding sequence ATGACTACACAAGAGTTTTTAACACACTTAAGCGATGCAATGCAAAGAGATGAGGCTTTAAGCCCTGAAATGAGCTTAGATTCACTTGAGGAATGGGATAGCCTAGCTATCATCTCTCTTATCTCTTTATACGAACATCTCTTTCATATAAGCCTCACAGGCAATGCCCTCAAAGAATGCAAAAATGTAGCCGACCTCTTAGCCCTTGCTAAAGATAAATTAGAGGATTAA
- a CDS encoding 3-oxoacyl-[acyl-carrier-protein] synthase III C-terminal domain-containing protein gives MKASFSNVSLMGIHTLVPDQVINIDSELHTIYKGDIKALERIKKVIGLQTRHIAPPHITASDIGELAAIKLLESLQVNKKDIDALIFVTQTPDYILPASACYLQGKLRLSTQCLCFDINQACAGYLYGLYIAHSLIQSRAARNVLLLCGDTLSHYVNPLDSNLAPVIGDGVSASLLTYTEEAQEAYFELGSDGSRFYELIIPEGASRKPTREIISESKVWDISESRNLKQLYMDGAAIFSFAISCEPKAFNSLFEYTGHSIEDMDYFFFHQANKYIVDHIARTLKLPQDKVPNTTTNKYGNLSGCSVPATICDTLGEKASDGLDSHLKVHLAGFGAGLAWGNAIISLKSGFKAQKVGLYSCL, from the coding sequence ATGAAAGCCTCTTTTAGCAATGTCTCTTTAATGGGAATCCACACACTTGTGCCAGATCAGGTAATCAATATAGATTCCGAGCTTCACACTATCTATAAAGGCGATATTAAAGCTTTAGAACGTATCAAAAAAGTAATTGGCTTACAAACACGCCATATCGCTCCGCCGCACATCACCGCAAGTGATATAGGCGAGCTAGCAGCAATAAAACTTTTAGAATCTTTGCAAGTAAATAAAAAAGATATTGACGCGCTCATTTTTGTAACACAAACGCCAGATTATATCCTCCCAGCAAGTGCGTGCTATCTCCAAGGAAAGCTAAGGCTAAGCACACAATGCCTATGTTTTGACATAAACCAAGCTTGTGCGGGATATCTCTATGGGCTATATATCGCTCATAGTCTTATACAATCACGCGCTGCACGAAATGTCTTGCTTTTATGTGGTGATACTCTAAGCCATTATGTCAATCCCCTTGATTCTAATCTTGCTCCCGTGATTGGTGATGGGGTGAGCGCTAGTTTGCTCACCTATACAGAGGAAGCACAAGAAGCCTATTTTGAGCTAGGAAGCGATGGGAGCAGATTCTATGAACTTATCATACCAGAGGGAGCGAGTAGAAAGCCCACACGAGAGATCATCTCTGAATCTAAAGTATGGGATATAAGTGAAAGCAGAAATTTAAAGCAGCTCTATATGGACGGAGCGGCAATCTTTAGCTTTGCTATTAGCTGCGAACCAAAAGCTTTTAACTCACTTTTTGAATATACAGGGCATAGTATTGAAGATATGGACTACTTCTTCTTTCATCAGGCAAATAAATATATCGTAGATCATATTGCCCGAACTCTAAAGCTCCCTCAAGATAAAGTCCCCAATACCACGACAAACAAATATGGCAATCTTAGCGGCTGCTCTGTCCCTGCTACTATTTGCGACACATTAGGAGAGAAGGCAAGTGATGGCTTAGATTCTCACCTTAAGGTGCATTTAGCCGGGTTTGGCGCGGGACTAGCGTGGGGAAATGCCATCATTAGCCTAAAAAGTGGATTTAAAGCCCAAAAGGTGGGCTTATATAGCTGTTTATAA
- a CDS encoding acyltransferase, with the protein MESFSNPIMKAQYNTSFYTRKELESFGFKYLGDNVLISRLARIYTPERMSIGNCVRIDDFAILSGAISLGQFIHISAHTNITGGNGKDSSVSMGDFCSLSLGSRILSVSDDLSGSMLSNSCVDAKYRHIIASHIHLPGHNHIGAMSLILPRTIFNIGANLGPQSLVCDTTLKAYGYYFGSPARLLKNLDSKQIQTLESQFLRDIAASKKVMGGGDRETLIYPPYSLSHKRAMPFAVSCPTPLKEAV; encoded by the coding sequence ATGGAATCTTTTAGTAATCCTATTATGAAAGCGCAATACAATACGAGCTTTTATACACGCAAGGAATTAGAATCTTTTGGCTTTAAATATTTAGGTGATAATGTGCTTATCTCTCGCTTAGCAAGAATCTACACGCCAGAACGTATGAGTATTGGTAATTGTGTCCGCATTGATGATTTTGCCATTTTAAGCGGTGCTATAAGCTTAGGGCAATTTATCCATATTTCCGCACATACAAACATTACAGGAGGGAATGGCAAAGATTCAAGTGTGAGTATGGGGGATTTTTGCTCCCTTTCATTAGGAAGCAGAATCTTAAGTGTAAGCGATGATTTAAGCGGGAGTATGCTATCAAATTCCTGTGTTGATGCAAAGTATCGCCATATTATTGCTAGTCATATCCATTTACCTGGGCATAATCATATCGGGGCTATGTCGCTTATTTTGCCACGCACGATTTTTAATATAGGGGCAAACCTAGGACCCCAAAGTCTCGTGTGCGATACTACACTTAAAGCCTATGGATATTACTTTGGCTCACCAGCACGATTACTGAAAAATCTCGATTCAAAGCAAATTCAAACCCTAGAATCGCAATTTTTACGTGATATAGCAGCAAGTAAGAAAGTAATGGGGGGGGGGGATAGAGAAACTCTAATTTATCCTCCCTACTCTCTATCTCACAAGAGAGCAATGCCCTTTGCAGTATCTTGCCCTACCCCTTTAAAGGAGGCAGTATGA
- a CDS encoding HAD-IIIC family phosphatase, with protein MQMTQYDIFSMELKRTALLSLAKHIPLEILQSIHINIHRNHAFEPIQSVIAPFLHYAGLKAPFHYSDYDDSLSFSSLASQSHNADLEIIYIDKTRYNLDNVAFMQFLKERSLALRTLTKAPIMIALLDDSTFVTLLESQYAHDIQSLQNQHIFCFSLYALYTQREQFITLESHHLIDEAKESISGTRLSNYGSLAIAQILGLKLIPALTLPTLKAIVCDLDNTLYGGILGEDGINSLQFTPSHIALQKQLLEYKKQGFLLALCSKNESQDAMNLFATRKDFPLSWNDFDNTQVNWKPKYENLLNIAQSFNIGVDSLLFIDDNIAEIESIKHIGAKYIHALSPQNVLWKLFLFPQMTKLHTNKEDSLRANA; from the coding sequence ATGCAAATGACACAATATGATATTTTTAGTATGGAGCTTAAGCGCACTGCCCTCCTTTCTTTAGCCAAGCATATCCCGCTAGAAATATTACAATCCATACATATCAATATCCACAGAAATCACGCCTTTGAGCCAATACAAAGCGTTATCGCGCCATTTTTACATTATGCAGGTTTGAAAGCACCTTTTCATTACAGCGATTATGATGATAGCCTTAGTTTTTCATCTCTTGCATCTCAATCCCACAATGCCGACCTTGAAATCATCTATATCGATAAAACCCGCTATAACCTAGATAATGTAGCCTTTATGCAATTCCTTAAAGAACGCTCCCTCGCATTACGCACCCTGACTAAAGCTCCTATTATGATAGCCCTGCTTGATGATAGCACTTTTGTCACTCTCTTAGAATCTCAATATGCACACGATATACAATCCCTGCAAAATCAACATATTTTTTGCTTCTCTCTTTATGCCCTCTATACCCAAAGAGAGCAGTTTATAACTCTAGAATCTCATCATCTCATCGATGAAGCCAAAGAAAGCATAAGTGGCACACGACTAAGCAATTATGGAAGTCTTGCCATAGCGCAGATTCTAGGCTTAAAGCTTATACCCGCTCTCACACTGCCTACTCTCAAGGCAATTGTTTGTGATTTAGACAATACCCTTTATGGTGGAATCTTAGGCGAAGATGGTATCAACTCTTTGCAATTCACACCATCACATATTGCTCTACAAAAGCAGCTTTTAGAATACAAAAAGCAAGGCTTTCTCCTCGCCCTATGCTCAAAAAACGAATCTCAAGACGCAATGAATCTTTTTGCCACAAGAAAAGATTTCCCCCTATCTTGGAATGATTTTGACAATACGCAAGTGAATTGGAAACCAAAATATGAAAATCTTTTAAACATCGCTCAAAGCTTTAATATTGGGGTAGATTCTCTGCTCTTTATTGATGATAATATCGCTGAAATTGAATCGATAAAGCACATAGGGGCAAAATATATTCACGCCCTAAGCCCACAAAATGTGCTATGGAAGCTTTTTTTATTTCCTCAAATGACTAAACTCCACACAAATAAAGAAGATAGCTTACGAGCTAATGCATAG
- a CDS encoding acyl carrier protein encodes MQNVNERIYAILNSILEMPVNKQTSISMQNCEQWTSLAHIDIIMNIEEEFGIAFGADDLPDLNTQEALIDKVKELL; translated from the coding sequence ATGCAAAACGTAAATGAAAGAATCTATGCCATTTTAAATAGCATACTTGAAATGCCCGTAAATAAGCAAACCTCCATCAGTATGCAAAATTGCGAGCAATGGACTTCTCTTGCTCATATTGACATCATTATGAATATTGAAGAGGAGTTTGGCATAGCTTTTGGTGCAGATGATTTGCCAGACTTAAACACACAAGAAGCATTGATTGATAAAGTAAAGGAACTCCTTTAA
- a CDS encoding methionyl-tRNA formyltransferase, which produces MRELTPLKIGYFADGIWAHNALKKLILSPYFEICFIVPRFNNTDTILENLALTYHIPYIKTQNINSHDFMEQIAPFCCDIFVSMSFNQIFKEPLISLPPLKTINCHAGKLPFYRGRNILNWALINDEKEFGISVHYVDSDIDTGDIILQRSYPISDLDDYSTLLHTAHIQCAEVLFDALMLLYNGTASPTPQDSIHQVGFYCPARCKGDEWIIWNQPSRDIFNFIRALNAPDLGALAQIKKQDEIINIRIFKSHLIENAPSYIATPGAIVGVIAHSKDMPTLIVKTQDSTLALTRYESSYTPRLGDRFLNAQQLAGGGAVTLFSPLLFPSFSLPHIFLYPASSFHKEFLCKT; this is translated from the coding sequence ATGCGTGAGCTAACTCCCCTTAAGATTGGATATTTTGCCGATGGAATCTGGGCGCACAACGCCCTTAAAAAGCTTATTCTCTCTCCATATTTTGAAATTTGCTTTATTGTTCCTCGATTTAATAACACTGATACCATCTTAGAAAATCTAGCACTTACATATCATATTCCCTATATCAAAACGCAAAATATCAATTCACACGATTTTATGGAGCAAATCGCCCCTTTTTGCTGTGATATTTTCGTCTCAATGAGTTTTAATCAAATTTTTAAAGAACCTTTGATTTCTCTGCCTCCTCTTAAAACTATCAATTGCCACGCGGGCAAATTGCCATTCTATCGCGGGAGAAATATCTTAAATTGGGCGCTCATCAATGATGAAAAAGAATTTGGCATTAGTGTGCATTATGTCGATAGTGACATTGATACAGGAGATATTATTTTACAACGTAGCTATCCTATCAGCGATTTAGATGATTATTCTACTCTTTTGCATACGGCTCATATACAATGTGCGGAAGTATTATTTGACGCACTTATGCTTTTGTATAATGGCACTGCTTCGCCCACTCCACAAGATTCTATACATCAAGTTGGATTTTACTGCCCCGCTAGGTGTAAAGGAGATGAGTGGATTATATGGAATCAGCCTTCAAGAGATATTTTTAACTTTATTCGCGCACTTAATGCACCAGATTTAGGGGCATTAGCCCAAATAAAAAAGCAAGATGAGATTATCAATATCCGTATTTTTAAATCCCATCTTATAGAGAATGCCCCCTCATATATCGCTACTCCCGGGGCTATCGTAGGAGTTATAGCACACTCAAAGGATATGCCAACGCTTATTGTAAAGACACAAGATTCTACCCTCGCGCTTACACGTTATGAATCTTCTTATACACCAAGGCTTGGCGATAGATTTTTAAATGCGCAGCAATTAGCGGGGGGGGGGGCAGTAACACTCTTTTCCCCTCTCTTATTCCCTTCTTTTTCTCTACCTCATATTTTTTTATACCCAGCTTCATCTTTTCACAAGGAGTTTTTATGCAAAACGTAA